TGGCTCCAGGGCTCGTTGTCCATCATATCGACGGGTTCAACCAGCCCGCGACCCATCAACTGCGCCCAGATCCGGTTGACCAGCGTGCGGTAAAGCCGTCCGTCTTTGGGCTGCGTCATGAACTCGGCCAGTTCGCGGAGCCGTTCGGCCGTAGGGGCCTGGCCATTGATGGTTCCCAGTTCTTTGAACAGAATAGCCCGGCTGGCCATCTTGCCCGTCGGTTTGTCGCAGCGGTGAATTTCCAGGGTGGTGTCGGAAAAGACGTTGGCAAAAGCGTAGGCGTCGGCCAGTTTCCAGTCACTGATAAAGCTGTCGTGGCAGGAGGCACATTTCAGGTTCAGACCCATAAATACCTGCGCCACGTTCTGGGCCGCCTGCATTTCCGTGCTCTGGCTGGAGTTGATGGTGCCGCGCCACTTAATGCCTTTGATAAAGCCTTCCGATTCTTTGGTGGGGTTGATCAGTTCGCGCACAAACTGGTTGTACGGTTTGTTGCTCTTCAGCGACGTATACAACCATTTCGTAATGTCGAAGCGGCCGCCGGTGATGTAGCCCGTTCCGGAATAATCGTTCCGGAGCGCGTCGTTCCAGAACGTGAGCCAATGTTGTGCGTAGGCGTCGTCCTGGTTGAGCAGTTCCGTTACCAGCAACTCGCGTTTGTTGGGCCGGGGGTCGGCCGCAAAAGCCTGAATTTTCTCGGGTGTTGGCAGCAAACCCACTACGTCCAGGTACACCCGTCGCAGGTAGGTCCGGTCGTCGACAACCGTTTTCCAGGCAGTTTTGTGCTGCTGGAAGTAGACGTTTACAAACCGGTCGATGGGGTTGGTCAAGTCGCCGGTCGCTGCGGGAACGGCGGGCATCCGGGGTTCCAGGGCGGCCACCCGGTAAATGCTTTTTTGCGCCCCACTGGGCCAGGGAGCGCCCTGTTTGATCCAGAATTCGAGGAGTGCAATTTCTTTTTCGGTGAGCCGTTTGCCTTTGGTCGGCATGGCGTCGTCATGACCGGCGGGCAGTTTTACCCGGCGAATCATATCACTGTCTTCGGGGTGGCCTACTTTCAGGATCGGGCCGTTTTCGCCCCCTTTCATGAGTAATTCTTTCGTATCGAGCCGCAGTTCGCCCTTCATTTTGGTGGCGCTGTGGCAACTGTAGCAGTTGTGGGCCAGAATCGAGCGCACTTCCAGGTTGAGGTCCTCAATCTGTTTGGCGTTGAGCGGCTGGTTGCTGGTGTTGCTGATGAAAGCGAGGTTGGGATCGGAGGTGGTGGGAGCTTCTTTCTCTTTGTTGAAAGGCAGTACACTGGTCAGGTAATCTTCACCGTGGGTCAGGAGCGCCCCGTAATGACCGGCAATGGTTACGCCAAAAACCGTCAGAAACAGTAGACTGCGGTAGAAGACCAACCGCTTGGTTTGCACGGCAAAAACCGTCAGCAGGGCCAGCGCCATCGTTGCCAGACCCGACCACTGGTGAATCGTGACGGTATCGCCCCCGTACTCTTCCTGGTTGATCAGGATCAGACCGAAAATAGCCGCTACGACCGAACTGATGGCCCCAATCCAGATCAGGGCGGTAATGCCAGCGCGCATGTCGTTTGACTTGCGCGACCAGCCGATTATTTCCAGCAGCAGGGCCACACAAAGCAGCCCGACCGGGAAGTGGACCATCAGCGGGTGCAGACGGCCGAGAAATTGCCAAAGCCAAAAAGATTCTGTTAATACCGTCACTTTGTAATCAAATTAGTGAGCAAAAAGTAATCATCAATGCACCTTACTGGCATGGATCAATCCTAAATTTACATTAATCCGTCCAATAAGGTGCATTTTTTCTCATAAACTATCCTGCACTTTCCTTTAATAGCCCGGATTCTGGGTCAATTTGGCGTTGATCAGGATTTGCGGAGCCGGAATCGGCAGGTAATATTCATTCTCCGTAAAGACGTAATCCTGGGCGTTGAAGGCAATTCCACCCCGGTCGACCGTCGGTTTGGCTTTTTCCTTCGCCCCGTACGCGTTCATGAAAGCGGCCAGTTCCGCGGGCGTTTTGGTCCGGCGCAGGTCAAACCAGCGTTGATTCTCAAAGGCCAGTTCCACCCGACGCTCTTTCATTATGGCATCCCGTAGGGCAACTTTATCGAGGCCCGTTTTGGGAGCCAGCCCCGCCCGCTTCCGGACCTGGTTCAGGTAGTCGAAGGCTTCCGCCGAGGGGCCGGTGGCTTCGTTAATCGACTCGGCCAGCATCAGCAACACATCCGCGTAGCGCAGCACCGGCCAGTTGTTATCCGTTCGGCCGGTAATGGTGTGGGGGTAGGTGTATTTGATGATGTAGGGCATCTGAACAACCGTACCATTGAGCGTGTAGCTGGTTTTCAGGGAAACATCTTTCCGCAGATCACCGGTTTCGTAGGCCGCAATCAGATCGTTCGTCGGGATATTCCGTCCGGCAGGGGCCGTGTTGGCAAAGCCGGTGATGGCACCCGCCGAAAGCCGGGGTGCAAAGACGTAGGCAAAGTTGCTCCACTCGCCCAGGTCGTTACCGCCCTGGTATTGAATTTCGAGCAAAGATTCCGGGCCGTTCTTGCGGGCGGGATTGAAATTGTCGGCATAAGCCGGATTCAGGCTGTAGCCCAGCGGCAAAATCTCTTTCAGGGTCGAAACGGCATCGGTGTATTTTTTCTGGGTCAGATACACCTTCCCCAAAATACCGAGTGCCGCGCCTTTGGTAATCCGGCCCACCTGGGCTGCCGGATACGTTGCAGGCAGCAGCGCGACAGCTTCTTTCAAATCCTTTTCAATCTGGGCCCAGACATCGGCCTGCGGAGAGCGCACCAGATCAAACGCCTGATTGGGGTTGGCAAGGGTGGAGGTAACGAGCACCACATCACCGAAATACTGAACCAGGTGGAAATAGAAGTACGCCCGCAGAAACTTCAATTGACCTTCGATCGGCCCCTTTACGCCGGCGTCGAGGGAGCTGGTTGCCAGCTTCTCCAAGGTGTAATTGACGTTGTAAAGAGCCGAGTAGTAGAGGTTCCAGATGTTAGAGATCTCGCCATTTCCCTGGTTAACCGTCGAAAATTCGAAGGCTTCCCAACCGGCGGCTCCCCCGCGGTCGAGCGGGTTAAAATCGAGCGTGGTGTTGTCGGACGGAAATTCCTGGAAAATATAAGCCGAACTTGTAATTTGTTGTAACTGGCCATATACCCCACTAAGGGCCTGTTGGAACTGGGTTTCATTTTTATAGAATAGGTCCGTGCCGATCCGGGTCGGGTCGGTGGTTACCAGGAAATCGTCCTTGCACGAAAACTGTGTCATGCAAAGCAGAAGCGCACCTATGACGGTTATTTTTTTCATTTTCGTGACAATTAAAAGTTAAGTTTAATACCTGCAGCCATCGTTCTGGGAACCGGATAGGACTCGTCGTCATTGTTCAGTTCGTTGCCCCCTCTTACGCCCGCATCCGGGTTGTTGCCGGGGTATTTCGTGAACATGAACAGGTTGTTGCCGGTCACAAAAATCCGGGCATTGCTCAGAACCGACTTAACGCGGGGGAAGGTGTAGCCGATGGTGATGGTTTTCAACCACGTATAACTTGCATCGTAAACATACCGCTCGCTGCTCTCCCGTGACCATTTAAAGTAGCTTGTGCCGCCCTGCGAGTTTTTCGCGTTCGGGTTGGAGCCCGGGTTGGAGGGCGACCGCCAGCGGTCTTTGGCCTTGTCGAGTACGTTGAACACGCCATCCATGTTCATCGTTGACGCTTCGATGTTCCGGTACACGTCGAAATCGTGAGCGCCCAGGAACATGATGTTGAAGTCGAAGTTTTTGTAATCGGCAGCTACAGTCCAGGCCCAGGTAAAGGCCGGGTTTGGGTTGCCAATTTCCACCATATCCTGCGTATCGTACGAAATCTGACCATCGCCGTTGGCATCCCAGAACTTCATAGCGCCCGGAATGGCTCCATCCTGTTTCGGCCAGGCTTCAATTTCTTCCTTCGTATTGAAAATACCCAGTTTCCGGTAGCCGTAAATCATCCCGATCGGGCGGCCCACTTTCTGTACGTTGTAACCGCCGTAGAAGCTGCCGTACCAGAGCGCGTCGTTGGCCCCCTTGATTGCCAGAATCTTGTTGCGGTTGAAGGAGATGTTGGCGTTTGTGCGCACGTTGAGGGCCCCCAGGCTGATGCGGTAATCCGCCCCAAGCTCAATACCGTGGTTCTCTACTTTTCCGATGTTATCCAAACTGGTGGTAAAACCGGATACCGCCGGAATCGAGATCGGCAACAGCATGTCGTTGGTGATCTTCTTGTAATACTCAAAATTGAAGTTCAACTGGTTGTTGAACAGGGATAGATCCATACCAATATCCAACTGATTGGATTTTTCCCACTTCAACCCGGAGTTGGCAAACGAACTGACCACCTTGCCCGGAGCGAAGGCGTTGCCCAGAATGTAGTTATTAGCGGTGACAAAGGCTA
This Larkinella insperata DNA region includes the following protein-coding sequences:
- a CDS encoding DUF1549 domain-containing protein, whose protein sequence is MVHFPVGLLCVALLLEIIGWSRKSNDMRAGITALIWIGAISSVVAAIFGLILINQEEYGGDTVTIHQWSGLATMALALLTVFAVQTKRLVFYRSLLFLTVFGVTIAGHYGALLTHGEDYLTSVLPFNKEKEAPTTSDPNLAFISNTSNQPLNAKQIEDLNLEVRSILAHNCYSCHSATKMKGELRLDTKELLMKGGENGPILKVGHPEDSDMIRRVKLPAGHDDAMPTKGKRLTEKEIALLEFWIKQGAPWPSGAQKSIYRVAALEPRMPAVPAATGDLTNPIDRFVNVYFQQHKTAWKTVVDDRTYLRRVYLDVVGLLPTPEKIQAFAADPRPNKRELLVTELLNQDDAYAQHWLTFWNDALRNDYSGTGYITGGRFDITKWLYTSLKSNKPYNQFVRELINPTKESEGFIKGIKWRGTINSSQSTEMQAAQNVAQVFMGLNLKCASCHDSFISDWKLADAYAFANVFSDTTLEIHRCDKPTGKMASRAILFKELGTINGQAPTAERLRELAEFMTQPKDGRLYRTLVNRIWAQLMGRGLVEPVDMMDNEPWSQDLLDWLSADFAANGYDIKKLMATILTSKTYQLPSISVKDPALLTAPTFVFEGMVRRRMSAEQFADAVSLAFNPIYGDSALATKLLPETIKQEIPFPRASLVKNDPFLTALGRPNRETVSTSRTSQANLLQALELTNGAKFNATLKRGAELWKAQYPSSEQLVTQLYWKALGRAPHPKELAVAEKIVGKTPKVEGIQDLVWAISLHPEFQLIN
- a CDS encoding RagB/SusD family nutrient uptake outer membrane protein, translating into MKKITVIGALLLCMTQFSCKDDFLVTTDPTRIGTDLFYKNETQFQQALSGVYGQLQQITSSAYIFQEFPSDNTTLDFNPLDRGGAAGWEAFEFSTVNQGNGEISNIWNLYYSALYNVNYTLEKLATSSLDAGVKGPIEGQLKFLRAYFYFHLVQYFGDVVLVTSTLANPNQAFDLVRSPQADVWAQIEKDLKEAVALLPATYPAAQVGRITKGAALGILGKVYLTQKKYTDAVSTLKEILPLGYSLNPAYADNFNPARKNGPESLLEIQYQGGNDLGEWSNFAYVFAPRLSAGAITGFANTAPAGRNIPTNDLIAAYETGDLRKDVSLKTSYTLNGTVVQMPYIIKYTYPHTITGRTDNNWPVLRYADVLLMLAESINEATGPSAEAFDYLNQVRKRAGLAPKTGLDKVALRDAIMKERRVELAFENQRWFDLRRTKTPAELAAFMNAYGAKEKAKPTVDRGGIAFNAQDYVFTENEYYLPIPAPQILINAKLTQNPGY